The Molothrus ater isolate BHLD 08-10-18 breed brown headed cowbird chromosome 6, BPBGC_Mater_1.1, whole genome shotgun sequence genome segment TAACAGCACTTGACAAGGTTATATCATTggcttgcagaaaaaaaaaaaacaggtacAGTGATGGGAACAAAGTATTTACATGACTTGAAACTGAATATTTCCATATTCATCACAAAGACTGCAGCAAGGTACACTTATGATCCAACACTTCTTGTGTTGAGGGCACTGCTTGGTTTGTGACAAGGAGGatccaaagcaaaacaaatcaaaacccacagaaatgcCAACTAAAAATAATGACCGTTTatgggacaggaaaaaaatgacagtttccagcagaaaagctgTAGTGTTCCTTCTCCTTCACATCACCCACTGGAGTTTGCCCAGGTTCTCCACAAGGTAACACGACTTCCCTAGAGCTGATCTTCCCCATGAGCAGGGGGACAGAACAAAACACCCACTAAGTGATAACAacacacagaacagaacagacaGAACCTTGGGAAACAAAAATTACACAGGAATATTTCTGCCTATGGACTGGAGTTGAAAATATGCTATATAGAAAAGAGTTAATGCTTTTGTATAACTTCATCTTGAAAGGACAGCTTACAAATCAGGATTATTACAGGAGCATCCATAACATGGCCATTACAGAAGCAATACTGAAGGCTGCTTTGTTAACCCCAGTAATTGCACTCTCATTGCACAGGTCATATTGGCAgcaaaagaattcaaaattatCCAACAGGAAGGAATCAGCAATTTCATTCACATTGCACTGGGATGTCTTCCAGCAGGAGAAAGTTCTCAATTTACCtatggaacaaaaaaaattaaacagattaaGAGAGCATTGACAGTAACACCGTTTTTCGTACTGAGAGAGAAGCAGTGCTTAGACTGCCACTGTTGTAGAGAATCAAACTGTGAGGAGAGGGCAAAGCTCAATCTGTGACAGGGCCCATGGTGTAAACACAGAAATTGGATGGAGGCCTTGTGGTCTGTGTTGCCATGGCATCAGGGGGCAGCGGAGGGAGGCAGAAGCTGCATGGTCTGGTTCTGTGACTCCACACCCAGAAATGTTGCACAGATCCAGCACAAACCTCCTACCAAGAAATATTCTGCGCAAAGAGTGCAAGGTCTGACCACAGTCCCACCCACAGCACTCTGCACAGCAGTAGCTAATAAGCTATAAAATGTACCCCCAATTTTGTAGCAAACTGGAAATGAGAACCTGACATGAAATTTCAGGGACAGATCACTGGGCTTGGCCTCTCACCCTCCCCAGAAGAGACACTTTTGGTAAAGTCTTGTGTCTTGCAATTCATGGGCCATTTGTGCCCCCAGCATCAGCCCTACAGATTTGTTTTTGCCACAGCCATGCACTTCCTTTTTTAAGTTCAAGTGTTTAGAAGTTTCCAAATTTGCTTCCACTAGGAATTTAGCAGCGTGTATCCAATTTACCCACTGGGAAATACAGGGTGGATCCTGAGTGATACCCGGCATCAccagccagctcagcctgcatTCACAGAACCATCTGGGCTGAACAAGACCACTGAGATCATCAGGCCCAATctttaacccagcactgccaagccctccactaacccatgtccccaggtgccacatccacatggcctttaaatccctgcagggatggggactccagcactgccctgacaGCCTGAGCCAGCACTTGACAGGGCTCTCAGTGAAGAATGTGCAGAAGACAGAGCTGGAAGAGTAGATGAGGGTGGTAAAACACTGGCACAGACTGTCAAGAGGAGtggtggatgtcccatccctggaaacattcaaggccagACTCtcagcaacctgatctagttaAAGATGTCCATCCTGAGACACAAATCACTTCACCctcaggaaaagagaatttatgTTAATAGTGTCAATTCATAAACGACTGAGCCATTCATCTGCAGCTTTATTTTGTGGGCTACGCATCCTTTATCTGTTTTCAAAGACTAACAATTTATATTTGAAACTCAatgctgtctttatttttttccagctcccttgtgtgggtttttgtttgtttgtttacttattttttaaatttggataTACAGCTATTTATTGTACATGCTTGTATAGCTACAATTCACATATCTAAACCATTACATTATTGCTTGGATATAAGCATGACCTTAAAGAGTATTTGCAAGTTCCTTTTGAGTGAGGCTGAGATATGCATGCTAGGGCCAGATTAGAGGTGTCCAGGCAATGAAAGCTGATCCAAGTGGGTTATTTTAGGTCTGTGGGACACTGTACATACCAAATTTTAACTGCAAGCAAGTGTCTTCAGTTGCTAAGCAGGTGCTGTTGGTCCTGCACAGGGTAGGGCTGTTATCACAGTGGTAACATCTTAAGGCAGAACCTAAGACAACAAGGGTTTATCTTCACTGAGTATTAAACTACTGAGACAGCagcattaaaaaggaaaaggaaaaaaaaaaaagaagaatcacTTATCTACATCTAACTGTCATTAAACATATGCCTGGTTATTAAGCTCAAGACTTCAGCTAAAATTGTTAAACTCAAGACTTCAGTTAAAATTGACAAGCTTATGTCAGTGCACCAGTTGAGGCTGGCAATTTTGATAGGCACATCTTGAAGCATGTATTTATGTCACTTTTAAAAACACCATTATCTGCCTGCAGAACAAGATGTTCGTTTGCTCCTTTAA includes the following:
- the CD59 gene encoding CD59 glycoprotein — its product is MTKMNCILLTTCIVLIAFCGSGSALRCYHCDNSPTLCRTNSTCLATEDTCLQLKFGKLRTFSCWKTSQCNVNEIADSFLLDNFEFFCCQYDLCNESAITGVNKAAFSIASVMAMLWMLL